The proteins below are encoded in one region of Ereboglobus luteus:
- the dnaG gene encoding DNA primase, translating to MPIVKPTCLRDLKFRVNIVDVVGRVATLKRAGSRFKGLCPFHNEKTPSFTVDPDKGFYKCFGCGKAGDIISFVRETEGLDFTEAIETLGRRYNVAIEYEEGSGPTREERSLRQELFAIHEIAADHFHQVFKIADTKNTTGEWMREYWKNKRRFTPELAEEFKIGAVAPDGSALFSRLHKERFSEDAFRRCGLFFINENAPVNLHSVKSRFRGRLMIPIRDHQGRVVAFTARQTDLTPQDDPAREAKYVNSPETPIFTKGHLLFNLDRARTAVGPDAPFVLVEGQLDALRCWSVGLKTAIAPQGTAITESQLTLLRRYHPQVECLFDGDSAGQNAALRYLPLALKAGLETRFLALAGDEKIDPDDLFRERGIAAYAELKRHAQSAMTFACRSHLPDPAAASAEQKHATARALFDIILATDSEITRAEYLNEIASRLRIPINALSRDFEAYRAQAQTRASYTAQPETPSSDLDPVLLPHNVTNEYQLLLICLNYEYLGEPIARLLPHHWIDTTHTAGKLLNTVLSHFEQNDWPGRDHLDGIVEDDEQRALATTLSTITLNNDNPIRIANTTLIDIRNRALEPELRKIELALSTLQANSEVDAISLIKQRTDIQRQLRQPFGLPAVD from the coding sequence ATGCCCATCGTCAAACCCACATGCCTGCGCGACCTGAAGTTTCGCGTGAACATCGTGGATGTGGTGGGTCGCGTGGCGACGCTCAAGCGCGCCGGTTCGCGTTTCAAGGGGCTGTGCCCTTTCCACAACGAAAAAACGCCCTCCTTCACCGTCGATCCCGACAAGGGTTTCTACAAATGCTTCGGCTGCGGCAAGGCCGGCGACATCATCTCTTTCGTGCGCGAGACCGAGGGGCTCGATTTCACCGAGGCCATTGAGACGCTCGGCCGCCGCTACAACGTCGCCATCGAATACGAGGAGGGCTCCGGCCCCACGCGCGAGGAGCGCTCGCTGCGCCAGGAACTCTTCGCCATCCACGAAATCGCCGCCGACCATTTCCACCAGGTTTTCAAAATCGCCGACACGAAAAACACCACCGGCGAATGGATGCGCGAGTATTGGAAAAACAAACGCCGCTTCACGCCCGAGCTTGCCGAGGAGTTCAAGATCGGCGCCGTCGCGCCCGACGGCAGCGCGCTTTTCTCGCGCCTGCACAAGGAGCGTTTCTCCGAGGATGCGTTTCGCCGCTGCGGACTTTTTTTCATCAACGAAAACGCCCCGGTCAACCTCCACTCGGTCAAGTCCCGCTTCCGCGGCCGCCTCATGATTCCCATTCGCGACCATCAGGGCCGCGTGGTCGCGTTCACCGCGCGCCAGACCGATCTCACTCCGCAGGACGATCCCGCGCGCGAGGCCAAATACGTCAACTCACCCGAGACCCCCATCTTCACCAAAGGCCACCTCCTCTTCAATCTCGACCGCGCCCGCACCGCCGTCGGCCCCGACGCGCCCTTTGTCCTCGTCGAGGGCCAGCTCGACGCGCTCCGCTGCTGGTCCGTCGGCCTCAAAACCGCCATCGCCCCGCAGGGCACCGCGATCACCGAAAGCCAGCTCACGCTCCTCCGCCGTTATCACCCGCAAGTCGAGTGTCTCTTCGACGGCGATTCCGCGGGCCAAAACGCCGCGCTCCGCTATCTGCCCCTCGCGCTCAAGGCCGGCCTCGAGACGCGCTTCCTCGCCCTCGCGGGCGACGAAAAAATCGACCCCGACGACCTTTTTCGCGAACGCGGCATCGCCGCCTACGCCGAGCTCAAGAGACACGCCCAGAGCGCGATGACCTTCGCCTGCCGCAGTCACCTCCCCGACCCCGCAGCGGCCTCCGCCGAGCAAAAACACGCCACCGCCCGCGCCCTTTTTGATATCATCCTCGCAACCGATTCCGAGATCACGCGCGCCGAGTATCTCAACGAAATTGCCTCCCGCCTCCGCATCCCCATCAACGCCCTATCCCGCGATTTCGAGGCCTATCGCGCCCAAGCCCAAACCCGAGCCTCCTACACGGCGCAGCCCGAAACGCCCTCCTCTGATTTGGATCCCGTTCTGCTTCCTCATAATGTCACCAATGAGTATCAATTACTCCTTATCTGCTTAAATTATGAATACTTGGGTGAACCTATCGCGCGATTACTCCCACACCATTGGATTGACACAACACATACTGCCGGAAAACTTCTCAATACGGTTCTCAGTCATTTTGAACAAAACGATTGGCCTGGTCGCGATCATCTTGATGGAATCGTAGAGGACGATGAACAACGTGCGCTCGCCACAACTCTTAGCACTATAACACTTAATAACGACAATCCAATCCGGATCGCCAACACAACACTTATCGATATCCGTAACCGCGCGTTGGAGCCAGAACTCCGAAAAATCGAACTTGCGCTCTCAACCCTTCAGGCGAACAGTGAAGTTGACGCAATTTCTCTGATCAAACAACGCACCGACATCCAACGTCAACTGCGCCAGCCATTCGGGCTGCCTGCCGTTGACTAG